A DNA window from Deinococcus multiflagellatus contains the following coding sequences:
- a CDS encoding DUF1641 domain-containing protein yields the protein MAKPLDYAPRPPTPQARLQGEVEDSTEALLEGLTLLRALHDHGVLDVLGKTVRGGEGLSAALLHQLGGAGGTTLLRNVAELGKTLGTLDPREVGLLGHALTTGLNEGARHVAAGRGLGLGELLALLKDRDVQVALGAIFALLKGMGRALREAEGDTAPVPNQTEVNR from the coding sequence ATGGCCAAGCCGCTGGATTATGCCCCCCGCCCGCCCACGCCCCAGGCGCGCCTGCAGGGCGAGGTTGAGGATTCGACTGAAGCCCTTCTGGAAGGCCTGACCCTGCTGCGCGCCCTGCACGACCACGGCGTGCTGGACGTGCTGGGCAAGACCGTGCGCGGCGGCGAGGGCCTGAGCGCCGCGCTGCTGCACCAGTTGGGCGGTGCGGGCGGCACGACGCTGCTGCGCAACGTGGCCGAACTGGGCAAGACCCTGGGCACCCTGGACCCGCGCGAGGTGGGCCTGCTGGGCCACGCGCTGACTACCGGGCTGAACGAGGGCGCGCGCCACGTGGCCGCCGGGCGGGGGCTGGGCCTGGGCGAGCTGCTGGCCCTGCTGAAAGACCGCGACGTGCAGGTGGCCCTGGGGGCCATCTTTGCTCTGCTCAAGGGCATGGGCCGCGCCCTGCGCGAAGCAGAGGGCGACACCGCGCCTGTGCCCAACCAGACCGAGGTGAACCGCTGA
- a CDS encoding cation diffusion facilitator family transporter: MTGPSAPPQTSPATRLALGSVVVAVVVLGLKFVAYGLTGSVALYSDALESIINVAAAVAAVIALRVAARPADAGHPYGHTKAEYFSAVAEGVLIVLAAVSIAREAWPVLLNPRPVDAPFAGLAVNLGASVLNALWASVLLRQGRALRSPALLADGRHVLSDVVTSVGVLIGVLAARFTGLPVLDPLLALLVALNILYSGWHLVRDSVGGLMDAAVDAQTEGRIRALLSEHGEGALEMHDLRTRHAGRVTFIEFHMVVPGDMTVSGAHAICDRLEDALRAEMPGANVTIHVEPQEQAKHHGVLVL; this comes from the coding sequence GTGACTGGCCCGAGTGCTCCGCCGCAGACGTCCCCGGCCACCCGGCTCGCGCTGGGCAGCGTGGTGGTGGCGGTGGTGGTCCTGGGCCTGAAATTCGTGGCCTACGGCCTGACCGGCAGCGTGGCGCTGTACTCCGACGCCCTGGAAAGCATCATCAACGTGGCGGCGGCCGTGGCGGCGGTCATCGCCCTGCGGGTGGCGGCCCGCCCCGCCGACGCCGGGCATCCCTACGGCCACACCAAGGCCGAATACTTCAGCGCGGTGGCCGAGGGCGTGCTGATTGTGCTGGCCGCCGTGAGCATTGCCCGCGAGGCGTGGCCGGTGCTGCTCAACCCCCGCCCCGTGGACGCGCCGTTTGCTGGGCTGGCGGTGAACCTGGGGGCCAGCGTGCTGAATGCGCTCTGGGCGTCGGTGCTGCTGCGCCAGGGGCGGGCGCTGCGTTCCCCGGCCCTGCTGGCCGACGGGCGGCATGTGCTGAGTGACGTGGTGACCAGCGTGGGCGTCCTGATCGGCGTGCTGGCGGCCCGTTTCACGGGGCTGCCGGTGCTGGACCCGCTGCTGGCGCTGCTGGTGGCCCTGAACATCCTGTACAGCGGCTGGCATCTGGTGCGTGACAGCGTGGGCGGTCTGATGGACGCCGCAGTGGACGCGCAGACCGAGGGCCGCATTCGCGCGCTGCTCAGTGAACACGGCGAGGGCGCCCTGGAAATGCACGACCTGCGCACCCGCCACGCCGGCCGCGTGACCTTTATCGAATTCCACATGGTGGTGCCCGGCGACATGACGGTGTCGGGGGCCCACGCCATCTGCGACCGCCTGGAAGACGCCCTGCGCGCCGAAATGCCCGGCGCCAACGTGACCATTCATGTGGAACCCCAGGAACAGGCCAAGCATCACGGGGTGCTGGTGCTGTAG
- a CDS encoding formate dehydrogenase accessory sulfurtransferase FdhD, translated as MACEEPLELRLHTPGGPLPLGVLMRTPGFERELLLGWLVAEGLLPDHFALNPNGENPNLWHLHTPEHERLAGAARLAVSSSACGVCGTGSIERLLARATAPGWTAGPLSAAALAALPERLRAAQPGFAQTGGLHGAGLFTPAGTLLAAFEDVGRHNAVDRVVGWAQARLALPLTDHVLVVSSRAGFEIVQKAVVAGVAVVVAVGAATSLAVDTAAAFGVTLCGFAREGRVTVYSGAERVKS; from the coding sequence GTGGCCTGCGAGGAGCCGCTGGAACTGCGGCTGCACACCCCGGGCGGCCCACTGCCCCTGGGCGTCCTGATGCGCACCCCGGGGTTCGAGCGTGAACTGCTGCTGGGCTGGCTGGTGGCCGAAGGGCTGCTGCCGGACCATTTTGCCCTGAACCCCAACGGCGAAAACCCGAACCTCTGGCACCTGCACACCCCCGAGCACGAGCGGCTGGCGGGGGCGGCGCGGCTGGCGGTGTCGTCCAGCGCGTGCGGCGTGTGCGGCACCGGCAGCATTGAGCGGCTGCTGGCGCGGGCCACGGCGCCCGGGTGGACCGCCGGGCCCCTGAGCGCGGCGGCCCTGGCGGCCCTGCCCGAGCGGCTGCGCGCCGCCCAGCCGGGCTTTGCCCAGACGGGCGGGCTGCACGGCGCGGGGCTGTTCACGCCGGCGGGCACCCTTCTGGCGGCCTTCGAGGATGTGGGGCGCCACAACGCCGTGGACCGGGTGGTGGGCTGGGCGCAGGCCCGCCTCGCGCTGCCGCTGACGGACCATGTGTTGGTGGTCAGCAGCCGCGCGGGGTTCGAGATCGTGCAAAAGGCGGTGGTGGCGGGCGTTGCCGTGGTGGTGGCGGTGGGCGCCGCCACCAGTCTGGCGGTGGACACGGCGGCGGCCTTTGGGGTGACCCTGTGTGGGTTTGCCCGCGAAGGCCGCGTGACGGTGTACAGCGGGGCGGAACGGGTGAAGTCGTGA
- the fdhF gene encoding formate dehydrogenase subunit alpha yields MGPARPPRGAAVSIQVDGVAWAAHEGEPLLEVINRAQIELAQVCYHPQLGPVQTCDTCAVEIDGALGRACGTPVRAGMVVRTQTQAARTAQRDAYDRLVANHDLYCTVCDNNNGNCTVHNTLTLLAPQHQTRPFQPKGYPRDDSNPFYRYDPDQCILCGRCVEACQNVQVQETLSINWEAEQPRVLWDGGRAINDSSCVSCGHCVTVCPCNALMENTMLGEAGLFTGIPLPVWNAAVDVVKGVEASTGLQAITAISEIEAAGRERLIQKTKTVCTYCGVGCAFEVWTKGRQILKVEPGQGPANGISTCVKGKFGWDYVNSPERLTTPLIREATGFREASWDEALDLIASRLEGLRAAHGPDALAFVASSKSTNEDIFLVQKFARQVIGTNNVDNCSRYCQSPATRGLSQTVGIGGDSGTIHDIEQASLVLIVGSNTAESHPVLATRVKRAQKLGRTRVIVADLREHEMARRADQFLRPRPGTDFVWISAVCKFILDHGLEDRAFLAARVSGLDEYRESLAGYTLAFAAQETGLPAATLEALARQIAAEERVCILWAMGVTQQCGGSDTSAALSNLLLLTGNYGRTGTGAYPLRGHNNVQGAGDMGAMPDQVSGYQKTTDPLTVQRHEREWGVTLRPERGLDNTQLTDAALEGTLKGLWITGEEMSLTDANVNHLARGFEALDFLVVQDLYFTNTARYADVVLPAAASLEKEGTFTSTERRIQRLYRVMPPLKGTRADWEIYQAVAQRLGAGWNYTHPADIMAEIARLTPFYAGVTYERLAGHGSLCWPVAEDGTDTPLLYTERFHFPDGRARLHPATYKPRASAPNTEYDLHLNSGRLLEHFHEGNMTFQVPGLAGKVPDTFVEVSPELAAERGLQSGQWVRLVSPHGAVRVRALVTSRVQGHELYLPMNARHAEAAVNRLTGSGGDSQTNTPAYKDTSVRLEVLPEVGDNPLPRGNPRWGHPTPQTGAEVTRKWARPDYVFPGGPQALRGDSLNARADALGTDD; encoded by the coding sequence GTGGGGCCGGCCCGGCCGCCACGGGGCGCGGCGGTCAGCATTCAGGTGGACGGGGTGGCCTGGGCGGCGCACGAGGGCGAGCCCCTCCTGGAGGTCATCAACCGCGCGCAGATTGAACTGGCGCAGGTGTGTTACCACCCGCAGCTGGGCCCGGTGCAGACCTGCGACACCTGCGCCGTGGAGATTGACGGCGCGCTGGGCCGCGCCTGTGGCACGCCGGTGCGGGCGGGCATGGTGGTGCGCACCCAGACCCAGGCCGCCCGCACCGCGCAGCGTGACGCCTACGACCGGCTGGTGGCCAACCACGACCTGTACTGCACGGTGTGCGACAACAACAACGGCAACTGCACGGTGCACAACACCCTGACGCTGCTGGCGCCGCAGCACCAGACCCGGCCCTTTCAGCCCAAGGGGTATCCCAGGGACGACTCCAACCCCTTTTACCGCTACGACCCAGACCAGTGCATTCTGTGCGGGCGCTGCGTGGAAGCCTGCCAGAACGTGCAAGTGCAAGAAACCCTGAGCATCAACTGGGAGGCCGAGCAGCCGCGCGTGCTGTGGGACGGCGGGCGGGCCATCAACGACTCCAGCTGCGTGTCGTGCGGGCACTGCGTGACGGTCTGCCCCTGCAACGCCCTGATGGAGAACACCATGCTGGGCGAGGCCGGCCTGTTCACCGGCATTCCCCTGCCGGTGTGGAACGCCGCCGTCGATGTGGTCAAGGGCGTGGAGGCCAGCACCGGCCTGCAGGCCATCACGGCCATTTCCGAGATTGAGGCGGCGGGGCGCGAGCGCCTGATTCAGAAAACAAAGACGGTGTGCACCTACTGCGGGGTGGGGTGCGCCTTCGAGGTCTGGACCAAGGGGCGGCAGATTCTGAAGGTGGAGCCTGGACAGGGGCCCGCCAACGGGATTTCTACCTGCGTGAAGGGCAAGTTTGGCTGGGACTATGTGAACAGCCCAGAGCGCCTGACCACGCCGCTGATCCGCGAGGCCACAGGCTTCCGGGAAGCCAGCTGGGACGAAGCCCTGGACCTGATCGCCAGCCGCCTGGAAGGGCTTCGCGCCGCCCACGGCCCCGACGCCTTGGCGTTCGTGGCCAGCAGCAAGAGCACCAACGAGGACATCTTTCTGGTGCAGAAGTTTGCGCGGCAGGTGATCGGCACGAACAACGTGGACAACTGCTCGCGCTACTGCCAGTCGCCCGCCACCAGGGGGCTGTCGCAGACGGTGGGGATTGGCGGCGACAGCGGCACCATTCATGACATAGAGCAGGCCAGTCTGGTGCTGATCGTGGGCAGCAACACCGCCGAGAGCCACCCGGTGCTGGCCACCCGCGTCAAGCGCGCCCAGAAGCTGGGCCGCACCCGGGTGATCGTGGCGGACCTGCGCGAACACGAGATGGCCCGCCGCGCCGACCAGTTTCTGCGCCCCAGGCCCGGCACGGATTTCGTGTGGATCAGCGCCGTGTGCAAGTTCATTCTGGACCACGGGCTGGAGGACCGGGCGTTTCTGGCCGCCCGTGTCAGTGGGCTCGACGAATACCGCGAGTCTCTCGCCGGCTACACGCTGGCGTTTGCCGCGCAGGAGACCGGCCTCCCTGCCGCCACCCTGGAAGCGCTGGCCCGCCAGATCGCCGCCGAGGAGCGGGTGTGCATCCTATGGGCAATGGGCGTCACGCAGCAGTGCGGCGGCAGCGACACCAGCGCGGCCCTCAGCAACCTGCTGCTCCTGACCGGCAACTACGGGCGCACCGGCACCGGGGCCTACCCGCTGCGGGGGCACAACAACGTGCAGGGCGCGGGTGACATGGGCGCCATGCCCGATCAGGTCAGCGGCTACCAGAAAACCACTGACCCTCTGACGGTGCAGCGCCACGAGCGCGAATGGGGCGTGACCCTGCGTCCCGAACGTGGCCTGGACAACACACAGTTGACCGACGCCGCGCTGGAAGGCACCCTCAAGGGCCTGTGGATTACGGGTGAGGAGATGAGCCTCACCGACGCCAACGTGAACCACCTCGCGCGGGGCTTTGAGGCGCTGGACTTTCTGGTGGTGCAGGACCTGTACTTCACGAATACCGCCCGCTACGCGGATGTGGTGCTGCCCGCCGCCGCCTCGCTGGAAAAGGAAGGGACGTTTACCAGCACCGAGCGCCGCATTCAGCGCCTGTACCGCGTGATGCCGCCCCTGAAAGGCACCAGGGCCGACTGGGAGATTTATCAGGCGGTGGCGCAGCGGCTGGGGGCGGGCTGGAACTACACCCACCCCGCCGACATCATGGCCGAGATTGCGCGCCTGACGCCCTTTTATGCCGGGGTGACCTACGAGCGGCTGGCCGGGCACGGGTCGCTGTGCTGGCCGGTGGCCGAGGACGGCACCGACACGCCGCTGCTGTATACCGAGCGCTTTCACTTCCCCGACGGGCGGGCGCGGCTGCATCCCGCCACCTACAAGCCCCGCGCCTCTGCGCCAAATACCGAGTACGACCTGCACCTGAACAGCGGGCGCCTGCTGGAGCACTTTCACGAGGGCAACATGACCTTTCAGGTGCCGGGGCTGGCGGGCAAGGTGCCGGACACCTTCGTGGAGGTCAGCCCCGAACTGGCCGCCGAGCGTGGGCTGCAGAGCGGTCAGTGGGTGCGCCTGGTCAGCCCGCACGGGGCGGTGCGGGTGCGCGCGCTGGTGACCAGCCGCGTGCAGGGCCATGAGCTGTACCTGCCCATGAACGCCCGCCACGCCGAGGCCGCCGTGAACCGCCTGACTGGCAGCGGCGGCGACAGCCAGACGAACACGCCCGCCTACAAGGACACCAGCGTGCGCCTGGAGGTGCTGCCCGAGGTGGGCGACAACCCGCTGCCCCGGGGCAATCCGCGCTGGGGCCACCCCACCCCGCAGACCGGCGCCGAAGTGACGCGCAAGTGGGCCCGGCCCGACTACGTGTTTCCCGGCGGCCCGCAAGCCCTGCGCGGCGACAGCCTGAATGCCCGCGCCGACGCCCTGGGCACCGACGACTAA